One Burkholderia sp. WP9 genomic window, GCGGGCGTGACGTCCGCGCCGGCCATCAACTCGACGAACGCCACCACTTCCTCGTTGCCTTCCACCGCGCGCCCGACCACCGCCGACTGCACGACCTGCGGATGCGCGTTCAACACATGCTCGACCTCGGCCGGATACACATTGAAGCCCGAGCGGATGATCAGCTCCTTGCTGCGCCCGACGATATGCAAGGCGCCGTCCGCGTCCTGGCGCGCGAGATCGCCGGTTTTGAGCCAGCCGTCTTCGGTCACGACCGCACGTGTCTGCTCGGGGCCGCGGTAGTAGCCGAGCATCACGTTCGGACCGCGCACCCATAGCTCGCCGATCTCGCCTTTCGCGGCATCGACACCGTCAAGTCCCACGAAACGCACCTCGACGCCCGGAATGACCTCGCCGACCGAGCAGTCGTTGCGCGGCGCGTCGAGCATGGTGTGCGACACGGTCGGGCTGCTCTCGGTCATGCCGTAACCGTTGTGCAGCGGCAGACCGTAGACGCTCTCCACCTGCGCTTTCAGCGCGGCGTCGAGCGGCGAGCCGCCGGAATACGCGAAGCGCAATTGCGGCGCGGACCACGAGTGGCCGTGCGTGTGCAGATGCTCGAGCAATTTGGCGTGCATGGCGGGCACACCCTGGAAGATCGATACGCGTTCTTCGGCGAGGGCGCGGCGCACGGCTTCCGGCGCGAAGCGCGGCACGAGCCGCAAAGTCGCGCCTGCGTGCAGGCTGCCCAGGCACACCGACGCGAAACCATAGACATGCGAAATCGGCAGCACGGCATAAACGACATCGTCCGGGCCGACTTTGCGCAGGCGGCTCGAGATCGCGGCAATGAAGAGCAGATTGCGATGCGAGAGCATCACGCCCTTCGGTGCGCCAGTCGTGCCGGTGGTGTAAATCAGCGCGGCGCATTGGCGGTGGTTTTCGGCTTCGACCGGTTCGGCTATCGCCGCGTTGTCCACGGTGTAGGACCACGCGCCGATATCCGGCGTGATGGCCGGCGCCGCGCTGGCTTGATGCCGCTGCGCGTGCTGCTGGGCATCGGTCGAGCTTTCGGTGGCGTAGGCGACCACGCGAGGCTGCGCATGAGCGCGGATCGAATCGAGTTCGCCCGCCGACAGGCGCGCGTTCGACACCAGCGCCCACGCGTCGAGCCTCGCGGCTGCGAACAGCAGGACGATCTGCGCGATGCTGTTCTCCGCGACGATCATCACGCGATCGCCGCCACGCACGCCCCATTCGCGCAGCAGCGCGGTAGCGGCGTCGACGGCTTGCAGCAGTTGCGCGCTGCTCAAACGGCGCGCATCCTCGATCAAGGCGATATGTTGCGGATCGCGCGCGGCGGCGAGCGCCGGAATGTCGGCGATACGCGCGGGCAGGGCGGCCAGCAGCGCGGGAATGTCGATCGTGGAACGGGTAGACGAATCTGGGTTCAACGCTGTCTCCTTGGAACGGCTCGTTGCCCGGCGTGCGGTGCGCCGGAATATTTTCGAACGATCGTGCCATAATCGCCGGTCCTGCACAATTGACCATTCAGCAAATAGCCGTTGCGGAAAGTCGCCATTACAATGCGCCGATGAGCAAATCCCGACACGTCTCCGAAACGCCGGCCACGCAGTTTCTGCGCCGCCACGGCGTCACTTTCGGCGAACATCCTTATGATTATGTCGAGCATGGCGGCACCGGAGAATCGGCACGTCAGCTCGGCGTGGACGAACATCACGTCGTGAAGACGCTGGTCATGGAAGACGAGCACGCCAAGCCGCTGATCGTGCTGATGCACGGCGA contains:
- a CDS encoding AMP-binding protein, giving the protein MNPDSSTRSTIDIPALLAALPARIADIPALAAARDPQHIALIEDARRLSSAQLLQAVDAATALLREWGVRGGDRVMIVAENSIAQIVLLFAAARLDAWALVSNARLSAGELDSIRAHAQPRVVAYATESSTDAQQHAQRHQASAAPAITPDIGAWSYTVDNAAIAEPVEAENHRQCAALIYTTGTTGAPKGVMLSHRNLLFIAAISSRLRKVGPDDVVYAVLPISHVYGFASVCLGSLHAGATLRLVPRFAPEAVRRALAEERVSIFQGVPAMHAKLLEHLHTHGHSWSAPQLRFAYSGGSPLDAALKAQVESVYGLPLHNGYGMTESSPTVSHTMLDAPRNDCSVGEVIPGVEVRFVGLDGVDAAKGEIGELWVRGPNVMLGYYRGPEQTRAVVTEDGWLKTGDLARQDADGALHIVGRSKELIIRSGFNVYPAEVEHVLNAHPQVVQSAVVGRAVEGNEEVVAFVELMAGADVTPAELIDWCGERLAPYKRPAEVKVLAALPAASTGKILKHRLRGFL